A section of the Marinimicrobium koreense genome encodes:
- a CDS encoding HD-GYP domain-containing protein, translated as MGIKQVKVDVNEVTVGMYVSGLDRPWTQTPFPLQGFYVRDLDEIKQLKSLCKHVYIDVVKGRPPVSSNLQTLPQESLRSRISARENVHTPANVKVAPLRIQRNQYPPVQPLKKEIKRARQLHQNVYHAVGEVLDYLGNNELHRVPIVETKRLASDMVDSVLRNPDAFTWLSRVQEKDEYTYSHAIRCSVWAILFGRHIGLPKRDLDVLAMGVLLKDVGKVKLDQGLLTKVSRSSDEERLYETFVEQGVEILRKTPGVEPRVISVVKTHCERLNGSGFPLHLQGDKIPLLGKIAGIVTFYDNTTNPRGASQPIAPSKAVSKLYELRNTQFQEELVVEFIRAIGLYPTGTLVELSSGEVGVVVEQNFERRLKPKIMLVLDAVKSPMDPQLIDLAEDDKRKQALIDSGKKTAAEVEKIEIARDLEPGSYEVDIAAIRDNYILKKEKSGLMSLLDKLTP; from the coding sequence GTGGGAATCAAGCAAGTCAAAGTCGACGTCAACGAAGTCACTGTTGGCATGTATGTCTCCGGACTCGACCGTCCGTGGACTCAGACTCCATTCCCGCTGCAAGGCTTCTATGTCCGTGACCTGGACGAAATCAAACAGCTGAAAAGCCTGTGCAAACACGTCTACATCGACGTCGTCAAAGGTCGCCCACCAGTCTCCTCCAATTTACAGACACTGCCTCAGGAGAGCTTGCGCAGCCGGATCAGCGCCCGGGAGAACGTCCATACCCCGGCCAACGTCAAAGTGGCCCCCCTGCGCATACAGCGCAATCAGTACCCGCCGGTCCAACCGCTCAAAAAAGAAATCAAACGTGCCCGCCAGCTGCATCAGAATGTCTACCATGCCGTGGGCGAGGTGCTCGATTACCTGGGTAACAATGAGCTGCATCGGGTACCGATTGTCGAGACCAAGCGGTTGGCCAGCGATATGGTGGACAGCGTGCTGCGCAATCCGGATGCCTTCACCTGGCTGTCCCGCGTGCAGGAGAAAGACGAATATACCTACAGTCACGCCATCCGGTGCTCGGTCTGGGCCATCCTGTTCGGGCGTCATATCGGCCTGCCCAAGCGGGACCTGGACGTGCTTGCCATGGGCGTTCTGCTCAAGGATGTGGGCAAGGTCAAGCTCGATCAGGGGCTGCTGACCAAAGTATCCCGCTCCTCCGATGAAGAGCGCCTGTATGAAACCTTTGTGGAGCAGGGCGTTGAGATTTTGCGCAAAACCCCGGGAGTAGAACCGAGGGTGATCAGCGTGGTGAAAACCCACTGCGAACGATTGAACGGCAGTGGTTTTCCGTTGCACCTGCAGGGCGACAAGATTCCCTTGCTGGGTAAGATCGCCGGGATCGTCACCTTCTATGACAATACCACCAATCCGCGGGGTGCCAGTCAGCCCATTGCGCCCTCCAAGGCCGTCAGCAAGTTATACGAACTGCGCAATACCCAATTTCAGGAAGAGCTGGTGGTGGAGTTCATTCGCGCCATTGGCCTTTATCCCACCGGCACCCTGGTCGAGTTGAGTTCCGGCGAGGTGGGTGTGGTGGTGGAGCAGAATTTTGAGCGGCGCCTCAAGCCCAAGATCATGTTGGTGTTGGATGCCGTCAAGTCTCCCATGGATCCGCAACTGATTGATCTGGCCGAGGACGATAAGCGCAAGCAGGCACTGATCGATTCGGGCAAAAAAACGGCGGCGGAAGTGGAAAAAATTGAAATTGCCCGAGACCTGGAACCCGGCTCTTACGAGGTAGACATCGCCGCAATACGCGACAACTATATCCTCAAGAAAGAAAAATCGGGTCTGATGTCGCTGCTCGACAAGCTCACGCCCTAG
- the hemE gene encoding uroporphyrinogen decarboxylase: protein MTELKNDRFLRALAHEPVDVTPVWMMRQAGRYLPEYRASRERAGNFMGLCGNPDMACEVTLQPLERYPLDAAILFSDILTIPDAMGLGLYFEPGEGPKFEKPVRTEADIMALDVVNPEADLPYVLDAVKTIRRELGGRVPLIGFSGSPWTLATYMIEGGSSRDFRRAKQMMYDRPELMHHLLDTLAQSVIRYLNGQILAGAQAVQIFDTWGGALSHNAYREFSLRYLEQIVKGLIRQHDGRKVPVILFTKGGGQWLEAMADTGADALGLDWTTDIGRARARVGDRVALQGNMDPTILYASPERIREEVGQILASYGKGSGHVFNLGHGITPEVDPEHAGAFIRAVHELSAEYHGQ from the coding sequence ATGACCGAGCTGAAAAACGACCGCTTCCTGCGCGCCCTGGCCCACGAACCGGTGGACGTCACTCCGGTGTGGATGATGCGTCAGGCCGGTCGCTACCTACCGGAATATCGGGCCAGCCGCGAGCGGGCCGGCAACTTCATGGGTTTGTGCGGCAACCCGGACATGGCCTGTGAGGTGACGCTGCAACCCCTGGAGCGCTACCCGCTGGATGCGGCCATTCTGTTCTCGGACATTCTCACTATCCCTGATGCAATGGGGTTGGGCTTGTACTTTGAGCCCGGTGAAGGCCCCAAGTTTGAAAAGCCGGTGCGTACTGAAGCCGATATCATGGCACTGGATGTGGTCAATCCAGAAGCGGATCTGCCCTACGTCCTCGATGCGGTGAAAACCATTCGCCGCGAGCTGGGCGGTCGGGTGCCCCTGATCGGTTTTTCCGGTAGCCCCTGGACCCTGGCCACCTACATGATTGAAGGTGGCTCCAGCCGGGATTTTCGCCGCGCCAAGCAGATGATGTACGACCGGCCCGAGCTGATGCATCACCTGCTCGACACCCTGGCCCAGTCCGTTATCCGCTACCTGAACGGCCAGATTCTGGCGGGCGCCCAGGCGGTGCAGATTTTCGATACCTGGGGCGGCGCCCTGTCCCACAATGCCTACCGGGAATTCTCCCTGCGCTACCTGGAGCAGATTGTCAAAGGCCTGATCCGTCAGCACGACGGCCGCAAAGTACCGGTGATTCTGTTCACCAAAGGCGGCGGCCAGTGGCTGGAGGCCATGGCCGACACCGGCGCCGATGCGCTGGGTCTGGACTGGACCACCGACATCGGCCGCGCCCGCGCCCGGGTCGGTGACCGGGTCGCGCTACAGGGCAATATGGACCCGACCATTCTCTACGCCAGCCCCGAGCGGATTCGCGAGGAAGTCGGTCAGATTCTGGCCTCTTACGGTAAAGGCTCAGGCCACGTCTTCAACCTGGGCCACGGCATCACCCCGGAAGTCGACCCGGAACACGCCGGCGCCTTTATCCGCGCGGTCCACGAGCTGTCGGCCGAGTACCACGGTCAGTAA
- a CDS encoding FAD-dependent oxidoreductase yields MAGRLNNNFQFIDVGRQDPAKKDMEVRQHEFVEIYEPFDQDQAASQSHRCLSCGNPYCEWKCPVHNFIPNWLKLISEGNIFEAAELSHQTNSLPEVCGRVCPQDRLCEGACTLNDGFGAVTIGNAEKYITDTAFAMGWKPDMSKVTWTDKKVAIIGAGPAGLGCADVLVRNGVKPVVFDRYPEIGGLLTFGIPEFKLEKNVLTRRREIFTEMGMEFRLNTEVGTDITMDEILKEYDAVFMGMGTYTYMKGGFPGEDLPGVHDALPFLVANVNRNLGFEKDPSEFISVKGKRVVVLGGGDTAMDCNRTSIRQGAESVTCAYRRDEENMPGSRREVANAKEEGVQFLFNRQPVAIVGEDKVEGVKVVTTELGEPDENGRRRPEPIPGSEEVLPADVVLIAFGFRPSPAPWFDEHGITVSDWGGVEAPETQQYKFQTSNPKVFAGGDMVRGSDLVVTAIWEGREAAEGIMDYLEV; encoded by the coding sequence ATGGCCGGACGTTTAAACAACAACTTCCAGTTTATTGATGTGGGCCGTCAGGACCCCGCCAAAAAAGACATGGAAGTGCGCCAGCACGAGTTTGTGGAAATTTACGAACCGTTTGACCAGGACCAGGCAGCCAGTCAATCGCATCGCTGTCTTTCCTGCGGCAATCCCTACTGTGAATGGAAGTGCCCCGTGCACAACTTCATTCCCAACTGGTTGAAGCTGATTTCCGAAGGCAACATCTTTGAAGCGGCCGAGCTGAGTCATCAGACCAACTCTCTGCCGGAAGTCTGTGGTCGTGTCTGCCCCCAGGATCGCCTGTGTGAAGGCGCCTGTACCCTGAACGACGGCTTCGGTGCCGTGACCATTGGTAATGCCGAGAAGTACATCACCGACACCGCTTTCGCCATGGGTTGGAAGCCGGACATGTCCAAGGTCACCTGGACCGACAAGAAAGTCGCCATCATCGGCGCCGGCCCGGCCGGTCTGGGTTGCGCCGACGTGTTGGTGCGCAATGGCGTCAAACCGGTGGTCTTTGATCGTTACCCGGAAATAGGCGGCCTGTTGACCTTCGGTATCCCCGAATTCAAGCTCGAGAAAAACGTCCTGACCCGTCGGCGTGAGATCTTCACCGAAATGGGTATGGAATTCCGTCTGAATACCGAAGTCGGCACCGACATCACCATGGACGAAATTCTCAAGGAGTACGATGCGGTGTTTATGGGCATGGGTACCTACACCTACATGAAAGGTGGCTTCCCCGGTGAAGACCTGCCCGGCGTACACGACGCTCTGCCGTTCCTGGTGGCCAACGTCAATCGCAACCTGGGGTTTGAAAAAGACCCGAGCGAGTTCATCAGCGTGAAAGGCAAGCGCGTGGTGGTGCTCGGCGGTGGTGATACCGCCATGGACTGTAACCGCACCTCCATTCGCCAGGGCGCCGAGAGCGTGACCTGTGCTTACCGCCGTGACGAAGAGAACATGCCCGGCTCGCGCCGCGAAGTGGCCAACGCCAAAGAAGAGGGTGTGCAGTTCCTGTTCAACCGTCAGCCGGTGGCCATCGTTGGTGAGGACAAAGTCGAAGGCGTGAAAGTGGTGACCACCGAACTGGGTGAACCCGATGAAAATGGCCGCCGCCGTCCCGAACCGATTCCGGGCAGTGAAGAAGTCTTGCCGGCCGATGTGGTGCTGATTGCCTTCGGTTTCCGTCCGAGCCCCGCGCCCTGGTTTGACGAGCACGGCATCACCGTATCCGACTGGGGTGGTGTGGAAGCGCCGGAAACCCAGCAGTACAAGTTCCAGACCTCCAACCCGAAGGTGTTCGCCGGTGGCGACATGGTGCGCGGTTCCGACCTCGTGGTGACCGCCATCTGGGAAGGGCGCGAAGCGGCCGAAGGGATCATGGACTACCTCGAAGTGTAA